Genomic DNA from Sediminispirochaeta bajacaliforniensis DSM 16054:
TCAAGATCGTTGAACCGGGAAAAATAGGGAGTCAGACAGGGAATCTCAAGGGACAGATCTTTTGCAAGACGGGATAACTCCCGAAGCGTATCAGTGGATGTCTTTTCCTCCAGTGCACAGCGGTAACCATCCTGAACAATGATCTCGGCTCCGTCGAGTCCAATCTTCTTGAAGAGCCGAAGAGCATCCCCGAGTGAATACTCGGGGGTTCCCATCGTATGACCGGCAATCTTCATTCGCCTACTCCAGGTCGGGGAGGCCAGCGGCCTTGAGAATTTTATGCATCAGGAGATGAGTTTTAAAGGAATCCGCTGCATTGGTAAGCATCGTCTCTCCTGCTTCGAGGCAGGAGAAAAAGTGCTCGTCTTCGGCACGAAATCCCATCTTATCAGCGACCTGAGCCCAGCCCATGGCAAGAGGCGTCATGTCGGTGGTATGGCTCTCCTCATGGTCCACGACAGTTACGGTATCGGGACAGTTGACAAGGACGCTCTTGTTATGGCCGTGCATCTGGAATGTCTCCACCCATTGCCCGCTTGCGCGATCGGCGACAAGCATACCGACGGTACCGTTCGAAAAAGTCATTTGCGCCGTCGCAAGGGTTTCATAATAAGGGTCCGTAAATTTAGAAATTGCCTGGACATCCTCACACTCACCGCAAAAGTAGCGCAGGAGATCCACCATATGGATGGCATTCTCCAACGTTGCACGATATTCCGATGCCGGCCTATTTTTCTGGGCTATGATGACATCGGGAGACAAGGTTCCGTATACTTCCTTTGCCTTTCGATATACAGGAGCATAACGGCGGTTAAAACCGATCATCAAGGCCTTGCCGCTTTTTTCCGAGGCCTCAACCATTTCCTCCATTTCGGAAAGGCTGCATCCCATGGGTTTTTCGCTGAACACATCGAGGCCGGCGTTGAGTAACGCAAGCACATGCTCATGGTGACATTCCTTGGGAGAGAGGACAAAGGCACAATCGAGGCCAAGCTCAATCAGCTGTTCGATGTTTTCTACGGCATGGGAAATGCCGTACCTCTCTTTTGCGCTTTGGGCACTGGCAAGACGTTTTGCGATAACACCGACCAGTTCAACATTATCCATCTCCGAAAGAATCGGCAGATGGGCATTCTCTGCAATCGAGCCGCATCCCACCAGCCCGACTCTGAATTTCCTTTTCATGCGTTTCTCCATGTCTCCTTAGGATTTAGCCAAAAATCCGCCGTCCACGGCGATGGTGAATCCATTCACATAGTCCGAAGCCTCTGAGGCGAGGAAGATGGCAGCCCCTGCCAAGTCTTCCGGAACTCCCCAGCGCTCCATAGGAATCCTGGTATTTGTTTCCGCCATGCGCGAAGCCTCACCCCGCATGGGAGCAGTCATGTCGGTAACCATATATCCGGGAGCAATACAGTTGACATGAATACCGTAGGGAGCCCACTCATTGCACATATGCATGGTAATCATCCTGACCGCGGCCTTCGAAGCGGTATAGGGAATAACCTTGATGCCTCCCTGATACGAGGTCATGGAGCCTATGTTTATGATCTTCCCTCCATGTCCCTGTTTGACGAACTGCCGTGCCGCAGCCTGGCAAAGGAAAAACAAACCAGTCAGATTTACATTCAGGACATCCTGCCAATCCTTACGACTGACATCCAGCGCCATTGCTCTCCTTGTAATTCCGGCGGCGTTCACCAGCACATCAATTTTCCCAAAGGCCGACACCGCCTTATCAATGATAAGATCTGGACTTTCAGGAAGTGCTACATCGAGTCGAATATTGAGGTATTCACGCCCCAAAGCTTTTACTTTCTCACGAGTTCCCGAATCATCGCTTCGTCCAACACACACAATATTGGCCCCGGCTTCGGCAAGCCCCAATGCAATGCCCTGGCCGAGTCCTCTTGTGGCCCCGGTCACCACCGCGGTCTTCCCTTCCAAGCTAAATTTCTCACAAGCCTTCATTATAGTTCCTTAATCTTTGTGATTTATTTTTTCACGATATGTAATCGTTATCAAAAGTATGAAAATAGTATTAACATGGCTTTTGTGAGGTGTCAACAAAAAACAATTTTAATTTGTTTTACCCACTAATTACGCTCCTAATATAGCATTTTCACTTGACATCAACTTAATTTTGGATGATAAATTTAGTTATTCATGATATTTTATCGTTTTTAAGACAGAGACATACAGAAAAAGGAGCTATAAGAATGAAAAAGAAAATAGAAGGCATTGTTCCGGTAATGATCACACCCTTTACCGAAAACGACAGCATCGACTACGAAAGTCTGGAGGCTTTAATCGAATGGTACATCAGCCATGGGGCAGATGCCTTATTCGCCGTCTGCCAATCCAGTGAAATGCAATACCTCAGCCTTCAGGAAAAATCAGAACTCGCGAAATTCGTCGTCAGGACGGTAAAAGGGCG
This window encodes:
- a CDS encoding Gfo/Idh/MocA family protein is translated as MKRKFRVGLVGCGSIAENAHLPILSEMDNVELVGVIAKRLASAQSAKERYGISHAVENIEQLIELGLDCAFVLSPKECHHEHVLALLNAGLDVFSEKPMGCSLSEMEEMVEASEKSGKALMIGFNRRYAPVYRKAKEVYGTLSPDVIIAQKNRPASEYRATLENAIHMVDLLRYFCGECEDVQAISKFTDPYYETLATAQMTFSNGTVGMLVADRASGQWVETFQMHGHNKSVLVNCPDTVTVVDHEESHTTDMTPLAMGWAQVADKMGFRAEDEHFFSCLEAGETMLTNAADSFKTHLLMHKILKAAGLPDLE
- a CDS encoding glucose 1-dehydrogenase, with translation MEGKTAVVTGATRGLGQGIALGLAEAGANIVCVGRSDDSGTREKVKALGREYLNIRLDVALPESPDLIIDKAVSAFGKIDVLVNAAGITRRAMALDVSRKDWQDVLNVNLTGLFFLCQAAARQFVKQGHGGKIINIGSMTSYQGGIKVIPYTASKAAVRMITMHMCNEWAPYGIHVNCIAPGYMVTDMTAPMRGEASRMAETNTRIPMERWGVPEDLAGAAIFLASEASDYVNGFTIAVDGGFLAKS